In the genome of Mytilus edulis chromosome 3, xbMytEdul2.2, whole genome shotgun sequence, one region contains:
- the LOC139515860 gene encoding protein FAM177A1-like produces the protein MTESVNGSSPVCTEFTDISLQEGQKKKKKQPRRILHFSDGILEEYSTDEEDENPPQPVVDTKSLTWVPWVWYHVVTVSKKALSVADTCGEHLAWFFGITTPKYQYAIDEYYRLKEEEEREKKQDEKRRQRMEEEKLSHVEVDTKMPLNEQSITETSDIKVEVLKTETQSDSQKEEKY, from the exons tgCACAGAATTTACTGATATTTCACTGCAAGAAGgacagaagaaaaagaagaaacagCCAAGAAGAATTTTACACTTTAGCGATGGTATATTAGAGGAATATTCTACAGATGAAGAAGATGAAAATCCTCCACAGCCAGTGGTTGATACT aAATCATTAACATGGGTACCATGGGTATGGTACCATGTTGTTACTGTATCAAAGAAAGCTCTATCAG TGGCTGACACCTGTGGAGAACATCTTGCCTGGTTCTTTGGTATTACAACACCAAAATATCAATATGCAATAGATGAATACTATAGACTGAAAGAAGAG GAGGAAAGAGAAAAGAAGCAAGACGAAAAAAGAAGACAAAGAATGGAGGAAGAAAAATTATCTCATGTAGAAGTTGACACCAAGATGCCTTTAAACGAACAATCTATTACAGAGACAAGTGATATCAAAGTAGAAGTTTTAAAAACAGAAACACAATCAGACagtcaaaaagaagaaaaatattga